From the genome of Streptomyces sp. NBC_00523:
GTACGGCACAGAGTGCGGCACCTGCCAGGGCGGCGGCGGTTCGGTGTCCCCGGCGTTCGCTGCGCCTCACGTCGCGTCGTCCTCCTGGTGGTCCGGTATCGGTGCGTCGTGGTCCCCGGCGGCACCGCTCGGCGCCCCGGGGTCGCGCGGCAGGCGCAGCACGAAGATCGCGCCGTCGCCGTCGGGGGAGTTGCGGGCGGTGATGTCGCCGTTGTGGATGTGCGCGTTCTCCATGGCGATGGAGAGCCCGAGCCCGCTGCCGTCCGAACGGGGCCTGGAGGCGCTCGCCTTGTAGAACCGGTCGAAGACGTGCGGCAGGACGTCCTCGGGGATGCCGGGGCCGTGGTCCCGGACCTCGATGACCAGCTCCTCGCCCTCGATGCGCACCGCGACCCGGACCGGCGAACCGCCGTGCTTGAGCGCGTTGCCGATCAGGTTGGCGAGGATCACGTCGAGCCGGCGCGGGTCGAGGCGGACCATCATGCCGCGCTCGGCGTCCAGTTCGACCGCGTCCAGCCAGGCGCGGGCGTCGATGCAGGCGGTCACCTGGTCGGCGACGTCCACGTAGTCCAGGACGAGGCGGGCGGTGCCCGCGTCGAAGCGGGTCACCTCCATCAGGTTCTCCACGAGGTCGTTCAGCCGGCGGGTCTCGCTGACCACCAGGTTCACCGCGGGCGCGATCATCGGGTCGAGGCTGTCGGCCTCGTCCTCCAGCACCTCCGTGACCGCGGTGAGCGCCGTCAGCGGCGTACGCAGCTCGTGCGACATGTCGGCGACGAAGCGGCGGCTGGCCTCCTCGCGGGCGCTCATGTCCGCGACCTTCTTCTCCAGCGAGTCGGCGGTCCGGTTGAACGTGCGCGACAGGTCGGCCAGTTCATCGGTGCCGGACACCACGAGCCGGGTGTCGAGCTTGCCCTCGCCGAGCTTGCGGGCCGCGTCCCCGAGCCGCTGCACAGGGCGCAGCACGGTGGTCGCCGCCGCCTGCGCGAGCAGCGCCGAGCCGACCAGGGCGAGCGCCGTGGCGATCCCGAGCGACCAGGCGAGCGAGCTGAGGTCCTGCCGTTCCTGGTCGAGCGACTTCAGCATGTAGCCGGTCGGCCCGCCGCCGATGATCTTCGTACCGGCGACGAGATACGGCGTGCCGCGTATCGAGGTGCGCTGCCAGAACAGGTGGTACTCGTACTTGTTGCCCGCCTTGACCGGCTGCTTGCGGTCCACCTGCTTCTGCAGCGACAGCGGGACGTTGTCGCGGGTGAAGGTGTCCAGGTCGCTGTTGCCGACGATGGGCTTGCCCGGGTCGCGCTCGTCGATCAGGAGCACGCTGTAGCCTGGGCTGCTGCTCGCCATCTGCACGGCGGCCGTCTGCAGGTCCTCCTTGGAGGGGCGCAGCGGCAGCGAGGCCGCCCGGGTCTGCATCTCCTGGCGGAAGTCCCCGAGCGCCGCGTCCTGCGTACGCGTCAGCACGGCCTCGCGGTTGAGCCAGTACGCGATGCCGGAGGCCGACACGGCGGCGGTCAGCGCGACCAGGCCGAAGACGATGACGAGCCGCAGGCGCAGGCTGGTCCAGCGGAGCCCGGCGCGCAGGCCCCGCCGCACAGCCGTGCTCACTGCGGTGAGTCCAGCCGGTAACCCACGCCCCGGACCGTACGGATCAGGGTCGGCGAGGACGGTACGTCCTCCACCTTGGCGCGCAGCCGCTGGACACAGGCGTCGACCAGCCGGGAGTCACCCAGGTAGTCGTGCTCCCAGACCAGGCGCAGGAGCTGCTGCCGGGACAGGGCCTGGCCGGGCCGCCGGCTCAGTTCGAGCAGGAGACGCAGCTCGGTCGGCGTGAGCTGCAGATCCTCCCCGTTCTTGGTGACGGTCATGGCGGAGCGGTCGATCACCACGTTCCCGAACGTCGCGGAGTCGGTCGACTCCCGTTCGCCCCGGCGCAGCACCGCGCGGATGCGGGCGTCGAGCACCCGGCCCTGCACGGGCTTCACCACGTAGTCGTCGGCACCGGACTCCAGACCCACCACGACGTCGATGTCGTCGCTGCGGGCGGTCAGCAGGATGATCGGCAGCTGGTCGGTGCGGCGGATGCGACGGCACACCTCGAAACCGTCGATCCCGGGCAGCATCACATCCAGCACGACCAGGTCGGGGCGCTGCTCGCGCAACAGGTTGAGGCCGTCCTCTCCCGTCGCCGCGGTGGCCACACGGTGGCCCTGGCGTGACAGCGAGAGTTCGAGGGCCGTGCGGATGGCGTCGTCGTCCTCGATCAGCAACAGGAAAGGCACTTGGTCATTCTGACCCATGGGGCGCCCCAGTTCGACAGTTGGTCCCCCCTGATGCGTGCCCCATACGTCCCTCATGCATCCGGAAGCACGGATTCGTGCCGCCGCCGGGCCCTGTGACAGCCCTGTGACAGTCGGCGGACAGCGCCATGAAACTGCCCCGGCAAGCTCGTTGGCACAAGGAACGGACGGACTCCACCGATGGGGGGCGCGAGATGAACGCAACTCACAGCATCAACGCAAGCGCAGTTGTCACGCGTCTCCACGATGTCGGACGGAGCACAGAGAAGTCCGGCGCCGCAGTGAACGGACGGGGGTGCGTTCGTGGCGCCGGGCGTCAGCACACGTCATTCATGACGGTGGTTGACACGGGGGGCAACGGGGGGAGCGCGTACGGGGAGGACTCGGGGGAGCGGAAGGCACCGGAACGGTCCGGGGACGCCGAAGCGGCGTTCACGGCCTACGTCCGGGAGCGCCGTGCCTCCCTGTACGCGACCGCCTACCACCTGACCGGTGACCGGTTCGAGGCCGAGGACCTGCTCCAGAGCGCCCTCTTCTCGACGTACCGGGCCTGGGACCGCATCAGCGACAAGGCCGCCGTCGGCGGTTATCTGCGCCGCACGATGACCAATCTGCACATCAGTGCCTGGCGCAGGCGCAAGCTGAACGAATACCCGACCGAGGAGCTGCCGGAGACGGCGGGCGACACGGACGCGATGCGCGGTACGGAGCTGCGCGCCGTGCTCTGGCAGGCGCTGGCGCGCCTTCCCGAGCTGCAGCGCACGATGCTCGTCCTGCGGTACTACGAGGGTCGTACGGACCCCGAGATCGCGTCGATCCTCGACATCAGTGTCGGCACGGTGAAGTCGAGCATCTGGCGGTCGCTCCGCCGGCTGCGCGAGGACGAGGTCCTCAGCTTCGGCCGTGACGAGGAGGAGTCCTTCGGCGAGCTGGTGGCCTGAAGGCTGGGGGAACGGGGGCGCGCTGCCGCGTCGGGGGACGCGGTGGTGTTGTTACGGGGGAGGCAACGGGGGCCCGAGGGATACGGGGGTATCTCGGGGGACAACGGGGATACGGGGAAGTTGTGGGGTCGGACGGGCCGGGGGGTCCTGTCCGGCCCTGCGGCGCGTTTCGGGGGCGCTGCCCCCGGACCCCCGCTCCTCAATCGCCGGAGGGGCTTGATTTCGCCGCTGCGGCACTTGAATTCGCCGCCCCTGAATGTGCCGGCAAACGGCACCGGCCCGCCGCCGCGGCGGCCAGGCGGCCCAGCGCCTCCGGCTTCGCGCACGCGTGCGCGCCCAGGGCGGTGTGCCGGGCCACGATGCGGCGTTCCGTACGCATCAGGCGCCAGCCCCTCCGCAGCAGGAACGGGACCGACTTGCGGCCCTCGCGGAGGTCGCGCAGGAGGCGGCGGCGGAAGGTCGTGGAGGGGCGGCCGCGCAGGCAGAGGGCGTCGGCCAGGAGGCCCAGGGACTGGCAGCGGTCGATGATGTCGGCCGCGAAGATGCCCTCGGCGACGAAGAGCGGGGTGCGCCCGATGTGCAGGACCTCGTGCCCGGTGCGGGAGCTGGTGGAGATGTCGT
Proteins encoded in this window:
- a CDS encoding HAMP domain-containing sensor histidine kinase; protein product: MSTAVRRGLRAGLRWTSLRLRLVIVFGLVALTAAVSASGIAYWLNREAVLTRTQDAALGDFRQEMQTRAASLPLRPSKEDLQTAAVQMASSSPGYSVLLIDERDPGKPIVGNSDLDTFTRDNVPLSLQKQVDRKQPVKAGNKYEYHLFWQRTSIRGTPYLVAGTKIIGGGPTGYMLKSLDQERQDLSSLAWSLGIATALALVGSALLAQAAATTVLRPVQRLGDAARKLGEGKLDTRLVVSGTDELADLSRTFNRTADSLEKKVADMSAREEASRRFVADMSHELRTPLTALTAVTEVLEDEADSLDPMIAPAVNLVVSETRRLNDLVENLMEVTRFDAGTARLVLDYVDVADQVTACIDARAWLDAVELDAERGMMVRLDPRRLDVILANLIGNALKHGGSPVRVAVRIEGEELVIEVRDHGPGIPEDVLPHVFDRFYKASASRPRSDGSGLGLSIAMENAHIHNGDITARNSPDGDGAIFVLRLPRDPGAPSGAAGDHDAPIPDHQEDDAT
- the afsQ1 gene encoding two-component system response regulator AfsQ1 — translated: MPFLLLIEDDDAIRTALELSLSRQGHRVATAATGEDGLNLLREQRPDLVVLDVMLPGIDGFEVCRRIRRTDQLPIILLTARSDDIDVVVGLESGADDYVVKPVQGRVLDARIRAVLRRGERESTDSATFGNVVIDRSAMTVTKNGEDLQLTPTELRLLLELSRRPGQALSRQQLLRLVWEHDYLGDSRLVDACVQRLRAKVEDVPSSPTLIRTVRGVGYRLDSPQ
- a CDS encoding SigE family RNA polymerase sigma factor, whose protein sequence is MNATHSINASAVVTRLHDVGRSTEKSGAAVNGRGCVRGAGRQHTSFMTVVDTGGNGGSAYGEDSGERKAPERSGDAEAAFTAYVRERRASLYATAYHLTGDRFEAEDLLQSALFSTYRAWDRISDKAAVGGYLRRTMTNLHISAWRRRKLNEYPTEELPETAGDTDAMRGTELRAVLWQALARLPELQRTMLVLRYYEGRTDPEIASILDISVGTVKSSIWRSLRRLREDEVLSFGRDEEESFGELVA
- a CDS encoding uridine kinase family protein, which codes for MSSQALSTRVVLLTGPSGSGKSSLAARTGLPVLRLDDFYKEAGDPTLPLVTGSTDIDWDSPGSWDADAAVTAITELCRTGRTDIPVYDISTSSRTGHEVLHIGRTPLFVAEGIFAADIIDRCQSLGLLADALCLRGRPSTTFRRRLLRDLREGRKSVPFLLRRGWRLMRTERRIVARHTALGAHACAKPEALGRLAAAAAGRCRLPAHSGAANSSAAAAKSSPSGD